In bacterium, one genomic interval encodes:
- a CDS encoding TolC family protein: MSNCLAVSYQQSAVSTKYAAFCLLLTACFPIMAATSYTKLIHNLTLQDAVRIGLKNSRELTMANLQQEQTKASLKETLSQAYPKIMGNIGSSYINLEKIGGIRTGTSPVLTTDGEGYSNNLSLSLNQILWTGGKVANAIKCSHKEIEISLLKIEEVKNETIYKIATSYWNLKKAVELKKACEKRVDYAGLIMEIASVRYKEGLIPEVEVMKQEVNLAQAKEELIKASCSEKMAGDNLRSLLRMEGKINLMDEPAFVPLNIDEEKIVLEVMTTNSEIAGRKAETKSKGLQVKIARADYLPNVNLIGSYNWSGENKDGFKKSLDRVSEDSWTCGINIEIPIFNGFYTASKVKEAKLTYKGAEENLNSLKDKITLETKEILARLLEAEERVRVSEKNKEWGNEILGIARVRYELGKATLSEVKEAEEIFIRSSTMQIEAVIDYNLCRMNLLRIMGKIGEGF; the protein is encoded by the coding sequence ATGAGTAATTGTTTAGCTGTCAGCTATCAGCAATCAGCAGTCAGCACTAAATATGCTGCCTTCTGCCTCCTGCTTACTGCCTGCTTCCCTATTATGGCAGCAACCTCTTATACTAAGCTCATCCATAATCTTACCCTGCAGGATGCAGTCAGGATAGGGTTAAAAAATAGCAGAGAATTGACCATGGCTAATCTGCAACAAGAACAAACAAAGGCATCTTTAAAGGAAACACTATCTCAGGCCTATCCAAAGATAATGGGTAATATAGGCTCTTCTTACATTAACCTGGAAAAGATAGGCGGAATTCGGACAGGGACAAGTCCTGTCCTTACAACAGACGGTGAAGGATACAGCAATAATTTGTCCCTTTCTCTGAACCAAATTCTATGGACAGGCGGGAAGGTTGCCAATGCCATTAAGTGCAGCCATAAGGAGATAGAGATTTCTTTATTGAAAATAGAAGAGGTGAAAAATGAAACTATCTACAAAATCGCAACCTCCTACTGGAATCTGAAGAAAGCTGTTGAACTAAAGAAGGCTTGCGAAAAAAGAGTAGATTATGCCGGTTTAATCATGGAGATTGCCTCTGTTAGATACAAAGAGGGTCTTATTCCAGAGGTAGAGGTTATGAAGCAAGAGGTAAATCTAGCTCAGGCAAAAGAGGAGCTGATAAAGGCATCATGCAGTGAAAAAATGGCCGGAGATAATCTCAGGAGCCTTTTGAGAATGGAAGGGAAGATAAATCTCATGGATGAACCTGCCTTTGTCCCGCTAAATATAGATGAAGAGAAAATAGTATTAGAGGTAATGACAACTAATTCAGAGATTGCAGGAAGAAAGGCAGAGACAAAGAGTAAGGGATTGCAGGTGAAGATAGCCAGGGCAGATTACCTTCCTAATGTCAACCTGATTGGAAGTTATAACTGGAGTGGTGAAAACAAGGATGGATTCAAAAAGAGCCTTGATCGGGTGTCAGAAGATTCCTGGACATGCGGGATAAACATTGAGATTCCAATATTTAATGGTTTCTACACTGCCTCTAAGGTGAAAGAAGCGAAACTAACCTATAAAGGGGCAGAAGAAAATCTCAATAGCTTAAAAGATAAGATTACTTTAGAAACAAAGGAGATTCTGGCTAGATTATTAGAAGCAGAGGAGAGGGTAAGGGTCTCTGAAAAGAATAAGGAATGGGGAAATGAGATCTTGGGGATCGCAAGGGTAAGGTATGAACTTGGTAAAGCCACTCTTTCTGAGGTAAAAGAGGCAGAGGAGATATTTATTCGTTCCTCTACTATGCAAATTGAGGCTGTGATTGATTATAATCTGTGCAGGATGAACCTGTTGAGGATTATGGGAAAGATAGGAGAGGGATTTTGA
- a CDS encoding DUF1016 family protein: MSDFAQYGNLLSEIKNYIRQAQIKAVFSVNAEMIRMYWDIGYMIDERQKSEGWGAGVIPRLAKDIQNDLSEAKGFSERNIKRMLAFYREYPALGFVPQPVAQMDNSKQLVCQIPWGHNIMLMEKIKDQPMRFWYMEQTIQNGWSRDVLGFMIKSSVHTRQGNLISNFEITLPNPQSDMVRQTLKDPYIFDFLTLTEPFQERELETELVKHMEKFLVELGAGFAFMGRQYHLTISDKDFYLDLLFYHIKLRCFVIVELKKGDFKPEYAGKMNFYCSVVDDMLKHENDQSTIGLILCQTKDKIFAEYALRDIHKPIGISEYELTRVLPDNLKSNLPSVEEIEAELSGEKKDRDE, from the coding sequence ATGAGTGATTTTGCACAATATGGAAATCTTTTGAGTGAAATAAAAAACTACATCCGCCAGGCACAGATAAAGGCTGTTTTTTCAGTCAATGCGGAAATGATTCGGATGTACTGGGACATTGGGTACATGATTGACGAACGACAGAAGTCAGAGGGCTGGGGTGCAGGTGTCATCCCAAGGCTGGCAAAAGACATTCAGAACGATCTATCGGAAGCGAAAGGGTTTTCGGAGCGGAATATTAAGCGAATGTTGGCTTTCTATCGTGAATATCCTGCTCTGGGATTTGTGCCACAGCCTGTGGCACAAATGGATAATAGTAAGCAACTTGTTTGCCAAATCCCTTGGGGACACAATATAATGCTTATGGAAAAAATCAAAGACCAACCCATGCGTTTTTGGTATATGGAACAAACCATTCAAAACGGCTGGAGTCGTGATGTTCTGGGTTTTATGATAAAAAGCAGCGTACATACTCGGCAGGGTAATTTAATAAGCAATTTTGAAATTACACTCCCAAATCCCCAGTCTGACATGGTACGGCAAACACTGAAAGATCCCTATATATTTGATTTTCTGACCCTTACCGAGCCTTTTCAGGAACGGGAACTGGAAACTGAACTGGTTAAACACATGGAGAAGTTTCTTGTGGAATTGGGCGCTGGTTTTGCTTTTATGGGTAGACAATATCATCTGACTATTAGCGATAAGGATTTTTATCTTGACCTGTTGTTTTACCATATTAAGCTTCGCTGTTTTGTGATTGTTGAATTAAAAAAGGGTGACTTCAAGCCGGAATACGCCGGCAAGATGAATTTCTACTGTTCCGTGGTGGATGATATGCTCAAGCATGAAAATGACCAGTCCACTATCGGATTGATTCTCTGTCAGACAAAAGACAAAATTTTTGCCGAGTATGCCCTGCGAGATATTCATAAACCGATTGGTATTTCAGAATACGAACTCACCCGCGTCCTGCC